CCCGGGTCGAGGAGCTGCTGCGCGCGTACGGCTACCGGCGCCGCCGGGCCGAGGCGACCCGCTCGCCCCTCATCGACGTGGTCTTCCACGAGTTGGAGAGCGCCTGGGCGATGGAGGTGATCCGGGGCGTCGAGAACGTGGCGCGGGAGGAGGGGCTGAGCGTCGTCCTCTCGGAGAGCGCGGGGCGGCTGACTCCCGGGCGTACCTGGGCCGACCAGGTCGCCGCCCGCCGCCCGCACGGCGTGATCCTCGTCCTGTCCCGGCTGGACGAGTCCCAGCGCGCGCTGCTGACCAGCAGGTCCATCCCGTTCGTGGTGATGGACCCGGCGGGCGACCCGGGCGACGACGTGCCGTCCATCGGCGCCACCAACTGGCACGGCGGGCTGGCCGCGACCCGCCATCTCGTCGACCTGGGGCACCGGCGGATCGGCGCGATCAGCGGGCCCTCGCGGATGATGTGCAGCCGCGCGCGCATCGACGGATACCGGGCGGCGCTGGAGACGGCGGGACTGCCGGTGGACCCGGAGCTGATCAGAGTCGGGAACTTCCACCACGAGGACGGCTACCGGCTGGGCCTCGACCTGCTGCGCCGCCCCGACCGCCCGACGGCCGTCTTCACCGGCAACGACCTCCAGGCGCTCGGCCTGTACGAGGCCGCCCGCGAACTGGGCCTGCGCATCCCGGAGGACCTGAGCGTCGTGGGGTTCGACGATCTGCCGGTGGCACGCTGGGTCGGGCCGCCGCTGACGACCGTACGACAGCCGCTGACGGAGATGGCGGAGGCGGCGGCCAAGCTGGTGCTGGAGCTCGGGCGCGAGGAGCGGCCTGCGGCGGGGACCAGAGTGGAGCTGGCGACGAGTCTGGTGGTGCGCAGCAGTACGGGGGC
This portion of the Streptomyces mirabilis genome encodes:
- a CDS encoding LacI family DNA-binding transcriptional regulator gives rise to the protein MNPAKPVENRMADRSSGTATLAEIAREAGVSAPTVSKVLNGRADVAPATRTRVEELLRAYGYRRRRAEATRSPLIDVVFHELESAWAMEVIRGVENVAREEGLSVVLSESAGRLTPGRTWADQVAARRPHGVILVLSRLDESQRALLTSRSIPFVVMDPAGDPGDDVPSIGATNWHGGLAATRHLVDLGHRRIGAISGPSRMMCSRARIDGYRAALETAGLPVDPELIRVGNFHHEDGYRLGLDLLRRPDRPTAVFTGNDLQALGLYEAARELGLRIPEDLSVVGFDDLPVARWVGPPLTTVRQPLTEMAEAAAKLVLELGREERPAAGTRVELATSLVVRSSTGAPPAQGTDCCSCH